The following proteins are co-located in the Echinicola sp. 20G genome:
- a CDS encoding SDR family oxidoreductase has protein sequence MKFKDKVVIVTGATSGIGEACAMVFGKEGAKVAITGRNQVKLDNSLVTLQREGVECLGILADAGSEDDNRMMAEKVESHFGKIDILVNNAGISMRALFEELDTEIFHKVMDTNFWGTVYATKYCLPQIIKNKGSIIGVSSINGYRGTPARTAYTASKYAMNGFLESLRTEVMKREVHVLVACPGFTASNIRNNALTADGSSQGESPRNESDMMTAEEVAQHILKATLKRRRDLVLTREGKLAVFLNKWIPGIMDGIVYNHMAKEKDSPFK, from the coding sequence ATGAAGTTTAAAGACAAGGTAGTTATCGTGACAGGGGCGACCTCTGGAATTGGAGAGGCGTGTGCAATGGTTTTTGGAAAAGAAGGGGCCAAAGTAGCCATAACTGGACGAAACCAAGTAAAGCTGGATAATAGCTTGGTGACATTACAACGAGAAGGGGTAGAATGCTTGGGGATTTTGGCAGATGCGGGTTCTGAAGATGACAATCGCATGATGGCCGAAAAAGTGGAATCACATTTTGGAAAGATAGATATCTTGGTCAATAACGCGGGCATATCCATGAGGGCCTTGTTTGAGGAACTGGATACAGAAATATTTCATAAAGTGATGGATACCAATTTTTGGGGGACGGTATATGCTACCAAATATTGCTTACCACAAATAATCAAAAACAAGGGCTCAATCATTGGGGTTTCCTCTATAAACGGGTATCGAGGAACCCCTGCGAGAACTGCCTATACAGCCAGTAAATATGCCATGAATGGCTTCTTGGAATCACTAAGGACAGAAGTCATGAAAAGAGAGGTACATGTACTGGTAGCTTGCCCGGGGTTTACTGCATCCAATATCAGAAATAATGCTTTGACAGCTGATGGCAGCTCACAAGGAGAGTCTCCAAGGAATGAGAGTGACATGATGACGGCTGAAGAAGTGGCCCAGCATATCCTTAAAGCAACTTTAAAGCGACGGAGGGATTTGGTTTTGACCAGAGAAGGAAAACTGGCTGTGTTTTTGAATAAATGGATACCAGGAATAATGGATGGGATCGTTTATAATCACATGGCTAAAGAAAAGGATTCTCCATTTAAATAA
- the rlmD gene encoding 23S rRNA (uracil(1939)-C(5))-methyltransferase RlmD, producing MSRKMKNKVLENLTIERIASEGKSIAHYEGKVVFVQQVAPGDVVDVRITKGKSSFMEGEAIKIHKYSKDRVEPFCSHFGVCGGCKWQHINYDLQLTYKRQQVLDQFQRIAKVPIPEVKPIIGSANTQYYRNKLDFTFSNNRWLTREEINSGKEFERNALGFHIPKRFDKIVDIEHCYLQGDISNDVRNELRDFALKNNISFFDMINQEGVLRNLIIRTTSTGESMVIVQFGEDAPEEIQKVMEFLADKFPNITSLLYIINLKKNETFHDQEIHTFRGRDYIIEEMEGLDFRIGPKSFYQTNSEQAYELYKVTREFAGLQGNEVVYDLYTGTGTIANFVAKKAKQVIGIEYVEAAIEDAKLNAKVNGLENTLFYAGDMKDMLTDEFISEHAAPDVIITDPPRAGMHEDVVNMLLKLEAPKIVYVSCNPATQARDVALLGEKYQVDIVQPVDMFPQTYHVENVVLLTLKK from the coding sequence ATGTCGAGAAAGATGAAAAATAAGGTTCTAGAAAACCTTACGATAGAGCGGATAGCTTCTGAGGGCAAAAGTATAGCCCATTATGAAGGCAAAGTGGTATTTGTGCAGCAGGTTGCACCTGGTGATGTGGTGGACGTCCGCATCACCAAAGGAAAAAGCAGCTTTATGGAAGGAGAAGCGATTAAAATCCACAAATATTCAAAAGACCGTGTGGAGCCTTTCTGTTCTCATTTTGGCGTCTGCGGTGGGTGCAAGTGGCAACACATCAACTATGACCTACAGCTTACCTATAAGCGCCAACAGGTCTTGGACCAGTTTCAGAGAATTGCCAAAGTGCCCATTCCAGAGGTCAAGCCTATCATTGGCTCTGCCAACACCCAGTATTACAGAAACAAATTGGATTTTACCTTTTCCAATAACCGTTGGTTGACCCGGGAAGAAATCAATTCCGGAAAAGAGTTTGAACGAAATGCACTTGGCTTTCATATTCCTAAACGGTTTGATAAAATCGTAGATATAGAACATTGTTACCTGCAGGGGGACATTTCCAATGATGTTAGAAATGAACTGAGGGACTTTGCCTTAAAAAACAATATCAGCTTCTTTGATATGATCAACCAAGAAGGTGTCTTAAGGAACTTGATCATTCGTACCACTTCAACTGGAGAGTCCATGGTGATTGTTCAGTTTGGAGAAGATGCACCAGAGGAGATTCAAAAAGTAATGGAGTTCTTAGCAGATAAATTCCCAAACATCACTTCTCTGCTCTACATCATCAACCTCAAAAAGAATGAAACATTTCATGACCAGGAAATTCATACTTTCAGAGGTCGGGATTATATCATAGAGGAAATGGAAGGCCTTGACTTTAGAATTGGCCCTAAATCTTTCTACCAGACCAATTCGGAACAAGCTTATGAACTGTATAAAGTTACTCGGGAGTTTGCTGGATTGCAGGGTAATGAGGTAGTATATGACCTTTACACCGGAACTGGAACCATCGCCAACTTTGTGGCCAAAAAGGCCAAACAAGTTATTGGAATTGAATACGTGGAAGCTGCGATAGAGGACGCAAAACTAAATGCCAAAGTTAACGGACTAGAAAACACCCTCTTTTATGCAGGGGATATGAAAGACATGCTTACAGATGAGTTCATTAGTGAACACGCTGCCCCTGATGTCATCATTACTGACCCTCCTAGAGCTGGAATGCATGAAGACGTGGTCAACATGCTCCTCAAATTAGAAGCTCCTAAAATAGTTTACGTTAGTTGCAATCCCGCCACGCAAGCTAGAGATGTAGCCCTATTGGGAGAGAAATACCAAGTGGATATTGTTCAACCAGTAGACATGTTCCCACAGACTTACCATGTAGAGAATGTAGTATTACTGACTTTAAAAAAATAA
- a CDS encoding HIT family protein, with product MASIFTKIINREIPGHIVAEDERYIAFLDIMPLVKGHVLVVPKQEVDYIFDLEDDILSGLNIFAKKVAKAIDKTIKCTRVGVAVIGLEVPHVHVHLVPLNTMDDINFTRPKLKLENEEMAEIAEKIKGAVEL from the coding sequence ATGGCAAGTATATTCACAAAAATCATCAATAGAGAAATTCCTGGCCACATCGTGGCTGAGGATGAACGTTACATCGCTTTTCTAGATATTATGCCCCTTGTAAAAGGACATGTGTTGGTTGTTCCCAAGCAAGAGGTAGATTATATTTTCGATTTGGAAGATGATATCCTTTCAGGCTTAAATATTTTTGCTAAAAAAGTAGCAAAGGCCATCGACAAAACCATAAAGTGCACAAGGGTAGGAGTGGCAGTAATTGGTCTGGAAGTTCCACACGTTCATGTTCACTTGGTACCCTTGAATACCATGGACGATATCAATTTTACTCGTCCAAAGCTGAAATTGGAAAATGAAGAAATGGCAGAGATAGCTGAAAAAATCAAAGGGGCTGTAGAACTCTAA
- the greA gene encoding transcription elongation factor GreA, producing MGKVQYYTEEGLKKLKDELQELKTKGRHDIAKQIAEARDKGDLSENAEYDAAKDAQGLLELKISKLEEVVGNARVLDNSKMDMSKVGILSTVKIKNVKNGMTVAYTLVSEEEADLKSNKISLASPFGKGLLGKKVGEIAQINAPAGVVEFEVLEINY from the coding sequence ATGGGAAAAGTACAATATTACACTGAAGAGGGTCTTAAGAAGCTGAAGGATGAGCTTCAAGAATTGAAGACTAAAGGAAGACATGATATTGCGAAGCAAATCGCAGAAGCAAGAGACAAAGGAGATTTGAGTGAGAATGCAGAATATGATGCAGCCAAAGATGCTCAAGGGTTGCTTGAACTTAAAATATCCAAGTTGGAAGAGGTTGTGGGCAATGCCAGAGTGCTTGATAATTCCAAAATGGATATGTCAAAAGTGGGCATCCTTAGTACTGTCAAAATCAAAAATGTCAAAAATGGCATGACAGTAGCTTATACCCTTGTTTCCGAGGAGGAGGCAGATTTGAAATCCAATAAAATTTCATTGGCTTCTCCATTTGGTAAAGGCCTTTTAGGTAAAAAAGTGGGCGAGATAGCCCAGATCAATGCCCCCGCTGGAGTAGTGGAGTTTGAAGTGTTAGAGATTAATTACTAA
- a CDS encoding 2-hydroxyacid dehydrogenase encodes MKILIIDEMHPSITPLLEEAGFEVNYRPEINRKEILEVVGEYEGLIIRSKTPMDEPLLQEATKLKFIARAGAGLDKIDLDYIAENNIELFHAPEGNRDAVGEHAVAMLLSLFNNLHKSDSEVRKGIWDREGNRGEELQGKTVGVFGYGNMGQAFARRLKGFGVKVLAYDKYRENYGDENADEASFETIQEQADILSIHVPLTDETRNFFTTKVLRGFKKPFYLINTARGEVISFDTLNETLSDGVLKGALLDVLENEKLHTLSSAQKMSFDRLVQRDNVMFSPHIAGWTFQSYEKINQVLVAKIKDKFPLR; translated from the coding sequence ATGAAAATTTTAATTATAGATGAAATGCACCCTAGCATTACCCCACTTTTAGAGGAAGCTGGGTTTGAAGTAAATTACCGTCCTGAAATCAACAGAAAGGAAATATTGGAAGTTGTCGGTGAATATGAAGGGTTGATCATTCGTTCCAAAACCCCAATGGATGAGCCTTTGTTACAAGAAGCGACTAAGCTTAAGTTTATTGCCCGGGCTGGAGCAGGTCTTGATAAGATTGATTTGGATTATATTGCTGAAAATAATATTGAACTTTTCCATGCCCCTGAGGGGAATAGGGATGCTGTCGGGGAACACGCGGTGGCCATGTTGCTGTCACTTTTTAATAACCTTCATAAGTCAGATAGTGAAGTAAGAAAAGGGATTTGGGATAGGGAAGGAAACAGAGGAGAAGAGCTTCAGGGTAAAACTGTCGGGGTTTTTGGATATGGTAATATGGGCCAAGCTTTTGCCAGACGTTTAAAAGGTTTTGGTGTAAAGGTGCTGGCTTATGATAAATACCGAGAAAACTACGGGGATGAAAATGCTGATGAAGCTAGCTTTGAAACAATTCAAGAGCAAGCAGACATATTGAGTATTCATGTTCCGCTAACTGATGAAACCAGAAATTTCTTTACTACGAAAGTATTGAGAGGGTTTAAGAAGCCTTTTTATCTGATCAATACTGCCAGAGGGGAAGTTATCAGCTTCGATACACTTAATGAAACCTTGTCAGATGGAGTTTTGAAAGGGGCATTACTGGATGTACTGGAAAATGAAAAGCTACACACTTTGAGCAGTGCACAAAAGATGTCTTTCGATAGATTGGTGCAGCGAGATAACGTTATGTTCTCTCCTCATATTGCTGGTTGGACATTTCAATCCTATGAAAAAATCAATCAGGTTTTGGTGGCTAAAATCAAGGATAAATTCCCTCTTAGATGA
- the mgtE gene encoding magnesium transporter, translated as MEKIREFELSREYLESLKESVEAEDIAFIRDTMDGANEADVASLLDELDMEDALFVLRVLDKEFAADVLIELDEEPQFKVVQEMDSPELASLLDRMESDDAVDILHQLVVKDREEVISFLQEKEKSGHILELLRYEEGSAGALMAKEFIKANLNWTVVQTIDEIRRQAENVEKIYSIYVVDNKESLIGRVALKKIILSSSNTKVKDIYEEDLISVPTYMDEEEIAEIMRKYDLEALPVVNAKNKLVGRITVDDVLDVIREQAEEDMQAMTGISDDVEESDSVFRLSKARLPWLMIGIFGGLMGARIIGIFDEGLRQYVELASFIPLITATGGNVGIQSSSLVVQSLAAKSVFAESIGKRFAKVLLVAVLNGIVLALLVFGTVVFVYGNKVEFGIVVGLALFSVVLLASFMGTVTPIVLDKFGINPAMASGPFITTANDLLGLAVYFLVAMMLLKL; from the coding sequence TTGGAAAAAATAAGAGAATTTGAACTCTCCAGAGAATACCTCGAGTCCTTAAAGGAGAGTGTTGAAGCGGAAGATATTGCTTTTATCCGTGATACTATGGATGGGGCCAATGAAGCAGATGTAGCTTCATTGCTTGATGAGTTAGACATGGAGGATGCCCTTTTTGTGCTAAGGGTGCTGGACAAGGAATTTGCGGCAGATGTATTGATTGAGCTTGATGAAGAACCTCAGTTCAAGGTAGTTCAGGAAATGGATTCTCCAGAACTAGCCTCATTGCTTGACCGAATGGAGTCAGATGATGCTGTGGATATCCTCCATCAGTTGGTGGTGAAAGATAGGGAAGAGGTCATCAGTTTCCTTCAAGAGAAAGAAAAATCAGGGCATATTCTTGAGCTGTTGCGTTATGAAGAAGGAAGTGCAGGTGCCTTGATGGCCAAGGAATTTATCAAAGCTAACCTCAACTGGACCGTGGTGCAAACCATAGATGAAATCCGCCGTCAAGCTGAAAATGTGGAAAAAATCTATTCCATTTATGTGGTGGATAATAAGGAGAGCCTGATTGGTAGAGTGGCTTTGAAGAAAATCATCTTGTCATCTTCCAATACAAAAGTAAAGGACATATACGAAGAGGACTTGATTTCTGTGCCAACATATATGGATGAGGAAGAGATAGCGGAGATCATGCGTAAATATGATCTGGAAGCTTTGCCAGTGGTCAATGCCAAAAATAAGCTGGTGGGAAGGATTACGGTCGATGACGTATTGGACGTGATTCGCGAACAAGCCGAGGAAGATATGCAGGCCATGACGGGTATTTCAGATGATGTAGAGGAGTCGGATTCCGTCTTTAGACTTTCTAAGGCAAGGTTGCCATGGCTTATGATCGGTATTTTTGGAGGCTTGATGGGCGCTCGTATTATTGGGATTTTTGATGAAGGTTTGAGGCAATATGTTGAGTTGGCTTCCTTTATCCCTTTGATCACTGCGACAGGGGGAAATGTAGGCATTCAGTCATCTTCCTTGGTAGTTCAGTCATTGGCAGCAAAATCCGTCTTTGCAGAGAGTATAGGAAAACGTTTTGCAAAAGTTCTTTTGGTAGCTGTCTTAAATGGAATCGTCTTGGCTTTGCTTGTTTTTGGAACAGTGGTGTTTGTATATGGAAACAAAGTGGAATTTGGTATTGTGGTGGGTTTGGCTTTGTTTAGTGTGGTTTTGCTCGCATCGTTTATGGGGACAGTGACCCCTATTGTTTTGGACAAATTTGGAATCAATCCAGCCATGGCCTCAGGCCCGTTTATTACCACTGCCAACGACCTTTTAGGATTGGCGGTTTATTTCCTAGTAGCGATGATGCTCCTGAAACTTTAA
- the rsmA gene encoding 16S rRNA (adenine(1518)-N(6)/adenine(1519)-N(6))-dimethyltransferase RsmA — translation MEKVRAKKHLGQHFLTDLGIAENIAKAVSGHRGMKKVLEIGPGMGVLTDFLLQENWDLYLVDIDKESIAYLNKKYSQLGDKIIEADFLEHDFGKVIDGEYIIAGNFPYNISSQIFFKVLSERNKVVEVVCMLQKEVAKRIASPHGNKEYGILSVLLQAFYDIEYLFTVPPDVFDPPPKVDSGVIRLRRNGVETLPCDEKLFFRVVKQGFSTRRKTLRNALKSMGLSEEMREDPILDKRAEQLSVQEFISLTNKLQASWKK, via the coding sequence ATGGAGAAAGTCAGAGCAAAAAAGCATTTAGGCCAGCATTTCCTGACGGACTTGGGCATAGCAGAAAATATAGCCAAGGCGGTGTCTGGACATCGGGGGATGAAGAAGGTGTTGGAAATTGGGCCAGGGATGGGTGTTTTGACAGATTTTCTCCTACAGGAAAACTGGGATCTGTATTTGGTAGATATTGATAAAGAGTCTATTGCCTATTTGAATAAAAAGTACTCTCAGCTGGGAGATAAGATCATAGAAGCTGATTTTTTGGAACATGATTTTGGAAAGGTTATTGATGGAGAGTACATCATTGCCGGAAATTTTCCTTACAATATTTCTTCTCAGATTTTCTTTAAAGTGCTGAGTGAAAGAAATAAAGTGGTGGAAGTGGTCTGCATGCTTCAAAAAGAAGTGGCGAAAAGAATCGCTTCACCACATGGCAACAAAGAATATGGGATTTTAAGTGTGCTTTTGCAGGCGTTTTATGATATAGAATATTTATTTACTGTTCCGCCTGATGTCTTTGACCCGCCGCCGAAAGTAGATAGTGGGGTGATCAGGTTGAGAAGAAATGGGGTGGAAACCCTGCCTTGTGATGAAAAATTATTTTTTCGTGTGGTAAAACAAGGCTTTAGTACACGAAGGAAGACTTTGAGAAATGCTTTGAAGTCCATGGGATTGTCAGAGGAAATGCGGGAAGATCCAATTTTAGATAAACGTGCCGAGCAACTAAGTGTACAAGAGTTTATTTCACTAACCAATAAACTGCAAGCATCTTGGAAAAAATAA
- a CDS encoding M17 family metallopeptidase, giving the protein MLTAIRLLDSPTNLLNETGVVFISKEDDIKNIPIEDSKSAYILDQLYKKNKMSFSWSDENTNLTFLKSKDHDENAYKLDLARKAGATSWKSLKETEQPKVFYYGKSEKLFLAFLEGVLLASYKFTKYKSSPKNSPKTIEVVCDIIEEGNIEELLTVIKATYEARNLVNEPVIHLNAVQLGLEIERLGKAYGFETEIFDESKIASLKMEGLLAVNAGSELPPTFSILHYKPKTGKKFKKPVILVGKGVVYDTGGLSLKPTANSMDFMKADMAGAAAVIGAICAVSQLGLPLEVIGLIPATDNRPGYNAVTPGDIITFANGKSVEILNTDAEGRLILADALIYAKKYDPKLVIDLATLTGSAAAALGKEAAVMMGKAYDEEKSFLKIAGQEVFERLVEFPLWDEYGEGLKSSIADINNLGGPSAGAITAGKFLEHFIDYNWIHIDIAGPSFIKSGEDYKPAGGTGYGVRLITQFLKNISN; this is encoded by the coding sequence ATGCTAACCGCCATAAGATTACTAGACTCTCCAACAAATCTTCTCAATGAAACAGGAGTAGTTTTTATATCAAAGGAAGATGATATCAAAAACATTCCGATAGAAGATTCCAAGTCAGCCTATATTCTGGATCAACTTTATAAGAAGAACAAAATGTCCTTTAGTTGGTCTGACGAAAACACAAACTTGACCTTTCTCAAAAGCAAAGACCACGATGAGAATGCCTATAAACTGGATTTGGCCAGAAAAGCAGGAGCTACTTCTTGGAAATCATTAAAAGAAACTGAACAACCTAAAGTTTTTTATTACGGAAAATCAGAAAAGCTTTTCCTAGCCTTTCTGGAAGGTGTTTTATTGGCCTCGTATAAATTCACAAAATACAAAAGTAGTCCGAAAAACTCCCCCAAGACTATTGAGGTAGTTTGCGACATCATTGAGGAAGGCAATATTGAAGAACTCTTGACTGTCATCAAGGCAACTTATGAGGCAAGAAACTTGGTTAATGAGCCTGTAATCCACCTAAATGCTGTCCAACTTGGACTTGAAATCGAACGCCTTGGAAAAGCTTATGGGTTCGAAACAGAAATTTTTGATGAGAGCAAAATTGCTTCTTTGAAAATGGAAGGACTATTGGCGGTAAACGCGGGAAGTGAACTGCCTCCAACTTTCTCGATCCTTCATTACAAGCCCAAAACAGGAAAGAAATTCAAAAAGCCAGTTATCTTAGTAGGCAAAGGGGTCGTTTATGACACGGGTGGACTGAGTCTTAAACCAACAGCCAATTCGATGGACTTTATGAAAGCTGACATGGCAGGTGCTGCTGCCGTGATCGGTGCCATCTGTGCAGTTTCCCAACTTGGCCTTCCACTTGAAGTAATTGGCCTGATCCCTGCCACAGATAATAGGCCTGGATATAATGCCGTCACTCCCGGAGATATTATTACCTTTGCCAATGGTAAAAGTGTGGAAATCCTAAATACAGATGCAGAAGGCAGGTTGATTTTAGCGGATGCCCTTATTTATGCTAAAAAGTATGATCCCAAATTGGTAATTGACTTGGCTACCCTGACTGGGTCTGCAGCTGCAGCACTGGGAAAGGAAGCTGCTGTCATGATGGGAAAAGCATATGATGAAGAAAAAAGTTTCTTAAAAATAGCTGGACAAGAAGTTTTCGAAAGACTGGTTGAATTCCCACTTTGGGATGAATATGGAGAAGGACTAAAGTCCTCTATTGCCGACATCAATAATTTGGGCGGCCCATCAGCAGGCGCAATTACTGCGGGAAAATTTTTGGAGCATTTTATAGACTATAACTGGATCCATATCGATATTGCAGGTCCTTCTTTCATCAAGTCTGGGGAAGATTATAAACCTGCTGGGGGAACTGGCTATGGGGTAAGGCTCATCACTCAGTTTTTGAAAAATATTTCTAATTGA
- the pdxA gene encoding 4-hydroxythreonine-4-phosphate dehydrogenase PdxA, protein MNHKKNKPVLGITIGDINGISAEVTMKALMDNRILKQITPVIYAHGKAMTFYRKHLKLEDFNFMQIRSIEEIHHKKINVINVVEECPEVMPGVETLESGKMALASLDHAIKDLKEEKIDALVTAPLNKNNINSAELKFVGHTEYLTEAFNSNDSMMFMVAEDMRVGLVCGHVPLSEVVANVTGKRIKQKLKIMLKSLKEDFGIEKPRIAVLGLNPHAGEDGLLGKEEEEIIKPAIREFKDQGHLIFGPYASDGFFGMMHQKKFDGILAMYHDQGLIPFKTLAFESGVNFTAGLPITRTSPDHGTAYNIAGKNIADEGSMRSAIFTAYDIISQKADWEEDD, encoded by the coding sequence ATGAATCATAAAAAAAATAAACCCGTATTAGGTATTACCATTGGGGATATCAATGGAATAAGTGCGGAAGTCACCATGAAAGCCCTCATGGATAACCGGATCCTAAAACAAATCACTCCGGTCATCTATGCACATGGCAAGGCCATGACTTTCTATAGAAAGCACCTTAAGCTGGAAGATTTCAATTTCATGCAAATACGAAGCATAGAAGAAATCCACCACAAAAAAATCAATGTGATCAATGTAGTGGAAGAATGTCCAGAAGTAATGCCGGGGGTGGAAACATTGGAGTCAGGAAAGATGGCTTTGGCTTCACTTGACCATGCCATCAAGGATTTGAAAGAAGAAAAAATCGATGCTTTGGTCACTGCTCCCCTGAATAAAAACAACATCAATTCAGCGGAATTGAAATTTGTAGGCCACACAGAATACCTTACTGAAGCATTTAACAGTAATGACAGCATGATGTTTATGGTAGCTGAAGACATGAGAGTTGGGCTCGTATGCGGACATGTACCTTTAAGTGAAGTCGTTGCTAATGTTACAGGTAAACGCATAAAGCAAAAACTGAAAATCATGTTAAAATCTCTCAAAGAGGATTTTGGCATAGAAAAACCAAGAATAGCGGTTTTGGGTTTAAATCCACACGCAGGCGAAGATGGGCTATTAGGAAAAGAAGAAGAGGAAATCATCAAACCAGCCATACGAGAGTTTAAAGACCAAGGCCATTTGATCTTTGGCCCATATGCTTCAGACGGTTTCTTTGGCATGATGCACCAAAAGAAATTTGACGGAATATTGGCCATGTACCATGACCAGGGTCTAATTCCATTCAAGACTTTGGCTTTTGAATCAGGTGTTAATTTCACTGCTGGCTTGCCCATAACAAGAACTTCTCCTGATCACGGAACAGCTTATAACATAGCCGGAAAGAACATCGCCGATGAAGGTTCTATGCGCTCAGCCATATTTACAGCATACGATATCATCTCCCAAAAGGCTGATTGGGAAGAAGATGATTAA
- a CDS encoding DUF177 domain-containing protein, whose protein sequence is MKFWRAFDIDIIKLNEGKHEFSFEVGDEFFDHFKDNDIVEKGDLKVTVLLKKEANLLEAIYKIDGSVELTCDRSLEKFNQPLHSEEKIIYKYGPEEQEINEEIFMITRDTPSINIAQLIYEFVILALPAKKIHPDYQDDEDEEDLDSTGEFVYWSDELSEEDPEEGDTEGSKEDQIDPRWEALKNIKKKD, encoded by the coding sequence GTGAAATTCTGGAGAGCTTTCGACATTGACATCATCAAACTTAACGAAGGAAAGCATGAGTTTTCTTTTGAAGTAGGTGATGAATTCTTTGATCATTTCAAAGACAATGACATAGTAGAAAAGGGAGATCTAAAGGTCACTGTGCTTCTAAAAAAAGAAGCTAATCTCCTAGAGGCAATTTATAAAATAGATGGTTCTGTAGAATTGACCTGTGATAGAAGCTTGGAAAAATTCAACCAGCCTCTTCATTCGGAAGAAAAGATCATCTACAAATACGGCCCGGAAGAACAGGAAATCAATGAAGAAATCTTCATGATTACCCGTGACACACCGAGCATCAATATTGCCCAGTTGATATATGAATTTGTAATTCTTGCCTTACCAGCAAAGAAAATCCACCCTGATTATCAAGATGATGAGGATGAGGAAGATTTGGACAGTACGGGCGAGTTTGTATATTGGTCGGACGAACTATCTGAGGAAGACCCTGAAGAGGGAGACACAGAAGGTAGCAAAGAAGATCAAATAGATCCCAGATGGGAAGCTTTAAAAAATATTAAGAAAAAAGATTAA
- the rpmF gene encoding 50S ribosomal protein L32: MAHPKRKISKTRRDKRRTHYKLTAPGLAQCPTTGEYHLPHRAYWLDGKLYYKGQVIIEKEVLA, encoded by the coding sequence ATGGCACATCCTAAACGAAAAATTTCGAAAACCAGAAGAGACAAGAGAAGAACGCATTACAAGTTAACCGCTCCAGGTCTTGCACAATGCCCTACTACAGGTGAGTACCACCTTCCTCACAGAGCTTACTGGCTAGACGGTAAACTGTACTACAAAGGACAGGTAATCATTGAAAAAGAAGTACTTGCTTAA
- a CDS encoding beta-ketoacyl-ACP synthase III — MEKTRAVITGVHGWVPDYVLTNKELETMVDTNDEWITTRTGIKERRILKGEHQGTSVIGANAIKGLLEKTGTNPEDIDLIICATVTPDMPFPSCANVIAHKVGAVNSYSFDISAACSGFLYALTMGSQFIETGMHKKVIVVGADKMSSIVNYEDRTTCIIFGDGGGAVLLEPTTEELGVMDSIHHSDGSGAPYLHIKAGGSQNPATLETVKAKEHYAYQEGSTVFKFAVTNMAEVSAKIMEKNHLTGDDIAWLVPHQANKRIIDATANRMNVGPEKVMINIEKYGNTTAGTLPLCLWDYESKLKKGDNLILAAFGGGFTWGSVYLKWGYDPK, encoded by the coding sequence ATGGAAAAAACTAGAGCAGTCATTACCGGAGTACATGGATGGGTTCCTGACTATGTCCTTACCAACAAAGAACTGGAAACCATGGTAGATACCAATGACGAATGGATCACTACCAGAACCGGAATCAAAGAAAGAAGAATACTCAAGGGCGAGCACCAAGGGACTTCCGTTATCGGAGCCAATGCCATCAAAGGATTATTGGAAAAAACCGGCACAAACCCCGAGGATATTGACCTTATCATCTGCGCTACTGTTACCCCTGATATGCCATTCCCTTCTTGCGCAAACGTAATTGCTCATAAAGTAGGTGCTGTCAACAGCTATAGCTTTGACATTTCTGCAGCTTGCTCTGGATTCCTTTATGCCCTAACGATGGGAAGCCAGTTTATAGAAACAGGTATGCACAAAAAAGTTATCGTTGTAGGAGCGGATAAAATGTCTTCAATTGTCAACTATGAAGACAGAACTACTTGTATTATTTTCGGCGATGGTGGTGGAGCAGTATTACTTGAACCTACTACTGAAGAGCTTGGTGTAATGGACTCTATTCATCATTCAGATGGATCTGGCGCTCCTTATCTTCACATCAAAGCAGGAGGAAGCCAAAATCCTGCAACACTTGAAACTGTAAAGGCCAAAGAACATTATGCCTATCAGGAGGGATCTACTGTATTTAAGTTCGCTGTCACTAACATGGCTGAAGTAAGTGCAAAGATCATGGAGAAAAACCACCTTACCGGTGATGATATTGCCTGGTTGGTTCCTCACCAAGCAAACAAGAGAATCATAGACGCTACTGCAAATAGAATGAATGTAGGACCTGAAAAGGTCATGATCAACATTGAAAAATACGGCAACACAACGGCCGGAACACTTCCTTTGTGCCTTTGGGACTACGAGTCGAAACTCAAAAAAGGAGATAACTTGATCCTTGCCGCTTTTGGAGGAGGATTTACTTGGGGATCCGTTTACCTTAAATGGGGATACGATCCTAAATAA